TGGCAATAAACGCCATCGGCATGGAAGCAAGTGCGATTGAAGGCAAAAAGGTGTATGCCCAGGACTCCCAACCCGCGACGGGAAACAGATCAAGCTTCATGGAGAACACATATTGCAAAACAGCCGCCATGATAAAGCTCGGAACTGAAATACCAAATATCGTTAAAATCGCGACGGTATAATCCTGCCACTTGTTATGGTAAAGGGCTGCTATAACCCCAAACAATACACCAAACGCTAAAGCGAGGAGAATAGCTTCTGCTCCAAGAGTGAATGAAACGGGGAAACCTGAACTGATCAGGTCGTTAACACTCTGACCTTTATATTTAAATGACGGTCCGAAATCCCACATTGCAACTGATTTTAAATAACTGGCGTATTGTACAAACAGCGGCTTGTCCAAGCCATAATGCGTATTTAAGTTTGCTTCAATTTCAGGCGGAAGCTTTTTCTCACCTGAAAATGGCCCGCCCGGTGCTGCTTGCATTAAGAAGAATGTCACGGTTACAATCACAAATAATGTGATAATCATATAGACTAAGCGTCTTCCGATATATTTTAGCAAGGGGGAACACCTCCATGATTTTTACATTTTTTGTACTTTTCAGCAAGAAAGGTATATGGGAAATAAGTCCCCATATACCTTGAGGTTTTTGTTTTCACAAATCTGACTTATTGAAAGTACGCGTTTCTGAAATAAATTTCTCCGGTCCCAGTAAGGATGGTTCCTTTCAGATTTTCGTCCTGCACCCAAGGAATCGTATAAAAATAAATTGGCGCTACCGGCATTTCATCAATGAAAATACCTTCTGCTTTTTTCAGCAGCTCCGCACGTTTTGTTGGATCTGTTTCAGTTTGCGACTGATTCAGAAGCTTTTTGAATTCTGGATTTTCCCAGCCAGTATCGTTATTACCTCCGTCTTTGTCACGGAACAATTCAAGGAAGTTAATAGGGTCGTTGAAGTCGCCAAGCCAGCCCATACGGCCGATTTGATAATCTTGGCTGTGAAGCTTATCAATATAAACATTCCATTCTGAGTTATCAAGTTCAACATTCACGCCTAAATCTTTCTTCCACATTTCTTGGACAGCTTGAGCGATTTTGGCATGTGCGTCATCAGTGTTATAAGACAATTTGATTTTCGGCAGGTCAGACGCCTTGCTTAAGCCCATTTCTTTCAGGCCTTTTTCAAGGTATTCTTTTGCCGTTTTGATATCATTGTCTTTGAAATAGCCTTCTTTGTTATCTTCAAATCCCTTCATTGTCGGCGGCACCGCAGCCATTGCCGGGATTTGTTCTCCTTGTGTAATATTTTTAACAATCGATTGGCGGTTAATCGCATAGGATAATGCTTTACGGATATTGACGTTGTCTAACGGCTTCGCTTCAGTATTGAATTTGTACCAATACACACCTGCCATTGGCTCAACATGTAAAGAACCGTCTTTTTTCAGGGTAGGGAGCGATTCAGTCGGAAGCTGTCCGAGCGGCAAACCGGCCCAATCAAGTTCACCAGCTTGGTATTTTTTCAGTTCTGTATTGTTATTGTTGATCATCACCATTTTAATTTTCTTCAGTTTGACTTTGTCTTCTTCCCAATACTGGTCATTTTTCTCAAGAGTAATAGATCCGCTGTGTTTCCATGCCGTCATTTTGAACGGGCCGTTTGAAACATAATCGTCTCCGGCATTTGTGTTCCATTTTTTATTTTTCTCAGCTATTTTCTTGTTAATTGGCATATACGTATAGAATGCAGTTAATTCTGTGAAATATGGAGTCGGGTTATTTAACTCAACCTTTAGCGTTTTGTCATTTACAGCTTTTACAGCCACATCATCAAGGCTGCCTTTTCCTTTGTTCGCCGCTTCAGCACCTTTTATGTAATAAAGCTGATAAGCGTATTGCGATTCATTATTAGGGTCAAGCGCCCATTTCCAGGCATATTCAAAGTCTTCCGCTGTTACCGGGTCTCCATTAGACCATTTCACACCATCTCGAATAGTGAATGTATAAGTTTTGCCGTCCTTGCTTGTTTCAATTTTAGATGCCATGCCTTCTTCTGGCTCACCATCAGCGTTCATGCG
The Bacillus vallismortis genome window above contains:
- the oppB gene encoding oligopeptide ABC transporter permease OppB encodes the protein MLKYIGRRLVYMIITLFVIVTVTFFLMQAAPGGPFSGEKKLPPEIEANLNTHYGLDKPLFVQYASYLKSVAMWDFGPSFKYKGQSVNDLISSGFPVSFTLGAEAILLALAFGVLFGVIAALYHNKWQDYTVAILTIFGISVPSFIMAAVLQYVFSMKLDLFPVAGWESWAYTFLPSIALASMPMAFIARLSRSSMIEVLNSDYIRTAKAKGLSRPAVTVRHAIRNALLPVVTYMGPMAAQVLTGSFIIETIFGIPGLGSHFVNSITNRDYTVIMGVTVFFSVILLLCVLIVDVLYGIIDPRIKLSKAKKGA
- the oppA gene encoding oligopeptide ABC transporter substrate-binding protein OppA, encoding MKKRWSIVTLMLIFTLVLSACGFGGGGSNGEGKKDSKGKTTLNINIKTEPFSLHPGLANDSVSGGVIRQTFEGLTRMNADGEPEEGMASKIETSKDGKTYTFTIRDGVKWSNGDPVTAEDFEYAWKWALDPNNESQYAYQLYYIKGAEAANKGKGSLDDVAVKAVNDKTLKVELNNPTPYFTELTAFYTYMPINKKIAEKNKKWNTNAGDDYVSNGPFKMTAWKHSGSITLEKNDQYWEEDKVKLKKIKMVMINNNNTELKKYQAGELDWAGLPLGQLPTESLPTLKKDGSLHVEPMAGVYWYKFNTEAKPLDNVNIRKALSYAINRQSIVKNITQGEQIPAMAAVPPTMKGFEDNKEGYFKDNDIKTAKEYLEKGLKEMGLSKASDLPKIKLSYNTDDAHAKIAQAVQEMWKKDLGVNVELDNSEWNVYIDKLHSQDYQIGRMGWLGDFNDPINFLELFRDKDGGNNDTGWENPEFKKLLNQSQTETDPTKRAELLKKAEGIFIDEMPVAPIYFYTIPWVQDENLKGTILTGTGEIYFRNAYFQ